The following is a genomic window from Tripterygium wilfordii isolate XIE 37 chromosome 19, ASM1340144v1, whole genome shotgun sequence.
ctcacctcacaacaccacagttttataactcataaCACTACACAGCACCTCACAACAgttgacaacactcccaaacaggccCATGAATTGATTTGTATTATGGATGAGACCTCATTTTCACTCTAATTAAGGAATTGCAAGGCAAGCAGGAAATGCACATGATTGTTATCATTAAACACTAATGATATGACTAGTTGACTAATTAAGATAGAAGattaacaaaatcaaaagagaCGGTGAACTAATCaaatatagaaaatgaaaaattaccAATCTCGCCAAATAATCACAACCCATACTATAGTAAATATTGTAAAGTGTTAAGACTTATTAGCATACTAAGACATTTGACGATAGTTTAATTGGTTATCTCTCCGAACTTAAGGAGTAAATAATCTCGACCTACGTCAAGAGTTTGATTCTAAACTGACGTAGTTATTCAAAGTGGTTTGTGTTAAGTTTGGATTCAACTAACCACTCAAACAGGTTTGTACATGTTTATCCCGATCAAAATTTAGACGTGGTGGATTGTTTAAGGGGTTACGCCTGTTGAGTtattctcgattaaaaaaaagaagaaaatatgctAATACACCTGGTGATGGGACAATAGCATGAACCATACACTCCCACACCCACATGGAATATGATGACAGTTATAAGACTTTCTTaagtttaataatattttctatccaaaaaaaaagtttaataaTCTTTGTCTTGTTCTCCTAATccacttaatttatcatttttcaCATAGACAAACAATTAAGCCAAGACTACTTGTCCAAAACCCATTGCATGTTCTCTTTGTAATAGACTACTAAAATATAACCACTCTACGATAGTTTAACTGGTTATCTATCTGAACTTAAGACGTAAAAACTCTCACCTTAAGTCGAGAGTTCAAATCTAAATTGATGCATTTATTTCTAAGTGGTTTATGCTAAGTCTTGGCACAACTAATCTATTGGACAGATTTGCACAAGTTTAACCTGACCTAAATTTAGACTTAATGAGTTGTGTAAAAAATACGTTTGCTGAGTTGTTctttattatcaaaaaaaaaatactaaggACATATGCTAATATAGCTGGTTATGGGACAATAGCATGATACGTGGACTGCCTCACCCACATGGCATGTGATGCCAATTATAAGACTTTCTTAAGTTTAATCATCTTGTTTTGTCCTCCTAATCGACTTAATCATATTTCACACATAAACAAACAATTAAGCCAAGACTTAATACTTGTCCAAAACCCATTGCATGGTCTCTATGTAGAGTACTATTGGAGTTGGTTTGAGCTGGTGGTTGTGTTATCTTCCTCTGTGTGTGATGTTTCCATTGGTTGCATATGCATGGTGACAGCTTCAGAAGATTGACTTGCCTAAACCCaaaagaataattaataaaaacccACAAGATTCACTTGCATGTGATGTTCATTACATAGTACTACCTAATAAAAACTTTGAAGTGGGTTTGGGACTTTGGATCAAAGCTCATTATCTCCTATATTTTCATGGCTATGCATGGACCATCTTCTCGATTTCCAGCGGATGTAGCCATGTTTGATAATGGAGCTAATTGGTACTGATCAGCCCAACTAATCAGCTTAGGACACAACTATCGCCGACTAGGGTACCGTACGCCCTAAGTCTAAAAATATAATCAACTAGGCTATCGCGTGGTTACAAAATTGAAACACTCCATTGCAGCAGTATTCAAGCAAACACTACCAAAGAAGAGACACTTACACTCCTATTTCATTTTTATCTCTTAAGGCGTTTGATAGTTGTGCAGTTAAAAACAACTTCTAGGCTAGCTAGGTTATATATGATCGATTAATCTCAAACTCATCCATAACGCAATTCTTGTATGACTCTTTGGAGCTTTTGATTAACTTCAGCTCATTAATCTCAAACTCATCCATCTACTAACCAGGTCATTCACAAGCACTACAAGAAATTTAGTCATCGATCTCAGTAGCTATCACTAGCTCTGGTCTACAAACGGTGCCGTTTTTTGTGGACCGTCCACTCGGGTCTCACCATGGGGAAGATATTCAAAGGTATTGGAAAAAATCCCACCAAACAGAAGTAAAATAATATGCCAAACAGAATATGGAAACGAAACCAAACATGATATGGAAAGTAATTAATCAACAGCAAATCATGCATCATACAAAGAATAAGTCAATGATAGATACACCAAATCAATAATATACAACCTAGCTAGCTTATTACAAGTTCAAACGCCTTAGAGATACGGATCTTATAACTCGTTTTTCTTAGTAAGATATATAAACAAAGGTCATGCATCCGATTAGGAAACAAACTCTAGGGTTTCTCTTAATTTCCTTGTGTCTTACGACACTTGCTGAGCAAGTTATTGTgtaacaaattaataaatagGGATTTGGAGTTTGTGTTACtcttatttttctgtttttcttgttcCAATGGCTCCATCACCACCTTGGTCCGATCTTCCAGTTGAACTCCTCAATCTAATCATTGAAAAAGTTAGTGAGGATGTCgatgatttattttcttgtccAAAAGTATGTGTTTAATGGCGCTCTCTTGCCAAAAAACTGTTGGACTATCTTACAACTGAAGCGCCATTGACTGTTCTCACAACCAAAGGCATTAGCTCGCCGTTATCTCATTGGGAGCGTATCTACAAGACGCCCCGAAATCAAGTTCAGTGCCGCCTCTTCGACattcaaaccctaaaaactcACGTAAAACGAGTTCCCCACCTACATGAGAGACGGTTTCGTAATTGCTCTAATGGTTGGTTGTTCACTCTAGGGAGTCAATTATTGCAGGAGGAGCTCCACCTTGTGAATCCGCTTACCGGAATTACCCTCCGACTGCCACACTTTGATCATATACGAAGAGGACCCCGTGACATTCTTCCCAGACATTATGATGCACATATTAGCGTTGTCACGTCTACAAGCCCTTTGAATCCGAATTGCGTAGTATTAGCAGGAAAAAATTTTCGCACGAGTATTAGAATTTGCAGACCACGCCATCAAGCCTGGATAAGTGTAGGATTTCTAGCATATGGCGGAGATAGGATGGTTCAATTCAAAGATGGAATTCATTACAGGGGTGAGTTTTACTGTGTAGGTTTGAATATTACTCGTACAAATGATTACAGTCATATCTATCGTATTCACGGTGATCTTTTTTATGATGATTCTGAACCTTGGTTTCGTGGTGTTCCAACATTAATAGAGCCATTGATGCAGGCGCCGGAGCGAGGCGAGTTGCAGACTTTCTTGGTGGAGTTGATGGGTGATTTATTGATAGTATTGGGATGTATGGAAACGCGAAAAGGTTTTCCACACCATATGGAATATTGGAAGGTATACAAATTGGTGCCGGGGCGTGGGCCGACATGGGAGGAAGTGAAAAGTTTGGGCAACAATGCCTTATACTTGGGTCAACAGCGTTCAATATCGGTTGCAGTTGGCGATGAGAGGGAGAAGAAAGGTTGTAGAGCAAATTGTATCTATTTTATTGATTACTTTGATGAAATTAACAAGAACCCAGGTGATGGTAAGGTCTCTCTCTGTGTCTTTGACATGGAAAGCAAGAATATCACAAAGTTGTTTGATATTCTGGATTAACACTTTCCTGGTTAAACAAAACATTAGGTTTTCTTGGTTTAGTTTGAGTGATTTCATTCATGTTTTTGCTTCACCTTCTCTTTTGATTCGCAGGAAAATGTTTTGCAAGTTTGATTCTAATGTTTCCAGTTTATCCAACGTCTTCTTGTTgtcctttgttttcttttttctacacCATACGTGAATGTGCCAGAGGCAGAAACTATGAACAACACTAAATCAACCTTTAATTAAGGAAATAAGCATTAGAATCCACCATATAGAGAACACTCTCAACTTTTGATATATATCTTATCCTAAAACATTAAAAGGTTAATTTGAGTCTCTTAATAGTGAAATTTGCCAAAACATATAGAGAGAAACAATCTCAAGTTTTGATATATTTCTTTCCCTAAAACATTAAAAGGTTCATAAATCGTGaaatttgtcaaaaatatgATAGGATAGAATTATATTAGTCTGGTCAATCATGTCGAAACGAGTCTCCCAACTATATTTCTAGTTAGTTTTCTTTGTAATTACTTCCCACTAGTCCTACCTCATAATGTGTGGATGAACATAAACATACTCTTTTGTTTATGAGATAAAACTGTTGTTTTTGCAAATTCTAAGAACTAGTACACGCATCAATATATATCAAAAGTCCTATATCAATTAGTACTCCTTATGGATCATAAAAATAgttaatatatatatcagaAGCCCTATAACAATTTATGAATatcaaaacaatgaaacaaagTCTGCAAAACCACTACTGAATATAGCTTTACATATAAGAAATAAACCACTGGAGAGTGATGATGAGTTCTACTAATTTCCTTTACTGCGCAGTACTATATATGAATTGACGACCATTGAGTAATCTGCGTTTCCATGTCATAGACACCACGATTGATGCATTGGTATGATCTTTCAACAAAGTAGATACAATTTGCTCTGCATTCTCTACTATTATCCACCCCAATCGAGACAGATATAGAAGATGGACGATCAAGGTAAATCCCATTGTTGCCTAAACTTTTCACTGGAACCCATTCCTTCCCACCCTCCCACTTCAATCTATATACCTGAAATCTTCTACTCTTGTCTTGTGGATTCAAATACATATGTTTGAAGACTATTAACAAATCATCCATCAACTCCACCATGTAACTGCAAATGGATCCATATCCACGAAATGAAAACCCCGCCATAAGAAAAGGAGGAGGCATCCGTATAAGTTCCTCCATGAAGAGAGGACTTGAATTATTCAGGTCACTGCGTATACGACCGATAAAATCATTATGTCGAATGTTGGGATAAGTCATTACATAAAACTCATCCCTGTAAAATATCCCTTTGGAGAAAAACACATTCTTTGGACAAGAATGCTTGATTCTTGTCCAAGTTCGGTCACCTGATTTGCAAACGACTAGTTCTTGGTCCCACGAGTGTATGCCTACAACCATGCAATTAGAATCTAAGGGGTTTCCAGATGTGACCACCGCAAATCCATGCCTTGGATTGAACTGATTCCCTGCTGGTGGAAGCCTAATCCGGGCTCCGGTGATGGGGTTCAGGAGATTGATTTCATGTGGCCAAGCACGACCAATCGCTAGCAGCCAACCATAAGAGCAACTCTGAACCCATCTACCATGTAGCTCTGgattaatttgaattttgtgggttttaaggttttggatGTCAATGAGGTAGACACGGCTGCCATTGTCTTGGTGATCAATATCATCAGTCATGAGTAATAGTTGGAATGGGAGTTTCGGTAGAAGACGTTGGGACAATTTGTCGATGGCCGAGCGCCAAGAAAGACAAACACTTGCACAAGAtgatagatattcataatcatcttcatatttttcaaaaacaagAGAGAGCAGTTCTATGTGGAGATCAGACCATGGTGGCGCTGGAGccatgcatatatacatataattggaGAAAGGGGGAGAGCtttacatatataaatagtgtttggtttggtttggtttaccTATTCCCTTAGGAATTAGAGGAAAAGTCAAATATAATTTCATCAATCGCTTCATGATTGGGAACAAATTCCAGGGTTTCTTGCT
Proteins encoded in this region:
- the LOC119986140 gene encoding uncharacterized protein LOC119986140, giving the protein MAPAPPWSDLHIELLSLVFEKYEDDYEYLSSCASVCLSWRSAIDKLSQRLLPKLPFQLLLMTDDIDHQDNGSRVYLIDIQNLKTHKIQINPELHGRWVQSCSYGWLLAIGRAWPHEINLLNPITGARIRLPPAGNQFNPRHGFAVVTSGNPLDSNCMVVGIHSWDQELVVCKSGDRTWTRIKHSCPKNVFFSKGIFYRDEFYVMTYPNIRHNDFIGRIRSDLNNSSPLFMEELIRMPPPFLMAGFSFRGYGSICSYMVELMDDLLIVFKHMYLNPQDKSRRFQVYRLKWEGGKEWVPVKSLGNNGIYLDRPSSISVSIGVDNSRECRANCIYFVERSYQCINRGVYDMETQITQWSSIHI